One genomic segment of Musa acuminata AAA Group cultivar baxijiao chromosome BXJ3-3, Cavendish_Baxijiao_AAA, whole genome shotgun sequence includes these proteins:
- the LOC135633736 gene encoding probable sulfate transporter 3.5 isoform X1 codes for MGTLGEHRNEVNLEKRGSFFRSFRSDLKETFLPDDPFRHLEHQSGCAAAGSLVKYFVPVLEWAPKYTLAKLQADLLAGITIASLAVPQGISYARLANLHPIVGLYSSFVPPLVYVVFGSSTNLAVGNTAAVSLFLGSVIGSEISPLESPELYKHMFFKAAFFTGIFEATLGIFRLGILVEFFSRSTITGFMGGTAIVVIMQQLKGVLGMRHFTTKTDVVSVLGSIISHREEWRWESAVFGTCLVILLLLCRHTRAKVPRLFWLPAIAPLLVVVLGGLFAYLIHAEDHGILIVGTVNKGLNPISISHLKFESKYHGVLLKAVLISGFLALSEGIAVGRSLATMKNEQVDGNKEMIAFGMMNIIGSCFSCYLTTGPFSRSAVNFHAGCKTAMSNVVMSMCIMVVLLFLAPLFKYTPLVALSAIIIVAMTGLIKFEEAHRLLEVDKFDFVICVAAFFGVIFFSMTVGLLASVGLSILRALLYVARPTTCKLGNIKGTEAYCDVEQYPDSVLFPNILILKLGSPIYYASTGYLRERILRWIEEEDAIARKGEVNLQYLILDMSGVTSIDNTGISMLAEVHRYVDRRGIKIALTNPRIEITEKLKSSKYLDLIGEQAVFLSVKEAVEACHFTEYKNELV; via the exons ATGGGAACGTTGGGAGAGCACCGTAACGAGGTGAACTTGGAGAAGAGAGGCTCCTTCTTCAGATCATTCCGGTCCGACCTCAAGGAGACGTTCTTGCCTGACGATCCATTTCGGCATCTGGAGCACCAGTCGGGGTGCGCCGCCGCAGGCAGCTTGGTGAAGTACTTCGTTCCCGTATTGGAGTGGGCACCCAAGTACACCCTCGCCAAGCTTCAGGCCGACCTTCTCGCCGGCATCACCATCGCCAGCCTCGCCGTCCCCCAAGGCATCAGCTACGCCCGTCTCGCCAACCTTCACCCCATCGTTGGTCTCT ATTCGAGCTTTGTGCCGCCACTGGTCTATGTGGTGTTCGGTAGCTCGACGAACTTGGCGGTGGGAAACACGGCCGCGGTCTCTCTGTTTCTTGGGTCTGTCATAGGAAGTGAAATATCGCCGTTGGAGAGCCCGGAACTGTACAAGCATATGTTCTTCAAAGCCGCCTTCTTCACGGGGATCTTCGAAGCCACGTTGGGGATCTTTAG GCTCGGGATCCTGGTGGAGTTCTTCTCACGGTCGACCATTACCGGGTTCATGGGAGGGACGGCGATAGTAGTCATCATGCAGCAGCTGAAGGGAGTGCTCGGAATGAGACACTTCACCACCAAGACCGATGTGGTCTCTGTTTTGGGTTCCATCATCTCCCACAGGGAGGAG TGGAGATGGGAGAGTGCGGTTTTTGGGACGTGCTTAGTTATCTTGTTGCTTCTCTGTAGGCATACG AGAGCAAAGGTTCCAAGGTTGTTCTGGTTGCCGGCCATCGCTCCTTTGCTGGTGGTCGTTTTGGGAGGTCTTTTTGCCTATCTTATACATGCCGAAGACCATGGCATCCTTATA GTTGGCACTGTGAATAAAGGATTAAATCCTATTTCCATATCACATTTGAAGTTCGAGTCTAAATATCACGGTGTTCTCTTGAAAGCAGTCTTGATTTCTGGTTTCCTAGCTCTTTCG GAAGGAATAGCAGTTGGAAGAAGTCTGGCAACGATGAAAAATGAACAAGTAGATGGGAACAAAGAGATGATAGCTTTTGGGATGATGAACATCATCGGCTCTTGTTTCTCATGCTATCTCACCACTG GTCCTTTTTCCAGGTCAGCAGTTAACTTCCATGCAGGATGCAAGACGGCGATGTCAAATGTGGTCATGTCAATGTGCATCATGGTGGTGCTGTTGTTCTTGGCACCTCTCTTCAAATACACTCCTCTAGTAGCCCTATCAGCAATCATCATCGTTGCCATGACTGGGCTCATTAAGTTTGAAGAAGCTCACCGCCTTCTCGAGGTGGACAAGTTTGACTTTGTCATTTGCGTGGCAGCTTTCTTTGGTGTCATATTTTTCAGCATGACTGTTGGACTTTTGGCTTCA GTAGGTCTGTCAATACTGAGGGCATTATTATATGTGGCACGACCAACTACTTGCAAGCTCGGAAACATAAAGGGAACTGAAGCTTATTGTGATGTGGAGCAATATCCAGACTCAGTTCTTTTCCCTAACATTTTGATTTTGAAACTGGGTTCTCCTATCTACTATGCAAGCACTGGCTATCTGAGAGAGAG GATCTTGAGATGGATAGAAGAGGAAGATGCCATCGCTAGGAAGGGTGAAGTAAATCTGCAGTACCTTATCTTGGACATGAGTG GAGTGACCTCCATTGACAATACTGGAATCAGCATGCTAGCAGAGGTCCATAGATAtgttgacagaagaggaatcaag ATCGCTTTGACAAATCCTAGGATAGAGATTACAGAGAAGTTGAAGTCATCAAAGTATCTTGATCTAATAGGGGAACAAGCTGTATTTCTTTCGGTCAAAGAGGCAGTTGAAGCATGTCATTTCACTGAGTACAAGAATGAATTAGTGTGA
- the LOC135633736 gene encoding probable sulfate transporter 3.5 isoform X2 yields the protein MGTLGEHRNEVNLEKRGSFFRSFRSDLKETFLPDDPFRHLEHQSGCAAAGSLVKYFVPVLEWAPKYTLAKLQADLLAGITIASLAVPQGISYARLANLHPIVGLYSSFVPPLVYVVFGSSTNLAVGNTAAVSLFLGSVIGSEISPLESPELYKHMFFKAAFFTGIFEATLGIFRLGILVEFFSRSTITGFMGGTAIVVIMQQLKGVLGMRHFTTKTDVVSVLGSIISHREEVGTVNKGLNPISISHLKFESKYHGVLLKAVLISGFLALSEGIAVGRSLATMKNEQVDGNKEMIAFGMMNIIGSCFSCYLTTGPFSRSAVNFHAGCKTAMSNVVMSMCIMVVLLFLAPLFKYTPLVALSAIIIVAMTGLIKFEEAHRLLEVDKFDFVICVAAFFGVIFFSMTVGLLASVGLSILRALLYVARPTTCKLGNIKGTEAYCDVEQYPDSVLFPNILILKLGSPIYYASTGYLRERILRWIEEEDAIARKGEVNLQYLILDMSGVTSIDNTGISMLAEVHRYVDRRGIKIALTNPRIEITEKLKSSKYLDLIGEQAVFLSVKEAVEACHFTEYKNELV from the exons ATGGGAACGTTGGGAGAGCACCGTAACGAGGTGAACTTGGAGAAGAGAGGCTCCTTCTTCAGATCATTCCGGTCCGACCTCAAGGAGACGTTCTTGCCTGACGATCCATTTCGGCATCTGGAGCACCAGTCGGGGTGCGCCGCCGCAGGCAGCTTGGTGAAGTACTTCGTTCCCGTATTGGAGTGGGCACCCAAGTACACCCTCGCCAAGCTTCAGGCCGACCTTCTCGCCGGCATCACCATCGCCAGCCTCGCCGTCCCCCAAGGCATCAGCTACGCCCGTCTCGCCAACCTTCACCCCATCGTTGGTCTCT ATTCGAGCTTTGTGCCGCCACTGGTCTATGTGGTGTTCGGTAGCTCGACGAACTTGGCGGTGGGAAACACGGCCGCGGTCTCTCTGTTTCTTGGGTCTGTCATAGGAAGTGAAATATCGCCGTTGGAGAGCCCGGAACTGTACAAGCATATGTTCTTCAAAGCCGCCTTCTTCACGGGGATCTTCGAAGCCACGTTGGGGATCTTTAG GCTCGGGATCCTGGTGGAGTTCTTCTCACGGTCGACCATTACCGGGTTCATGGGAGGGACGGCGATAGTAGTCATCATGCAGCAGCTGAAGGGAGTGCTCGGAATGAGACACTTCACCACCAAGACCGATGTGGTCTCTGTTTTGGGTTCCATCATCTCCCACAGGGAGGAG GTTGGCACTGTGAATAAAGGATTAAATCCTATTTCCATATCACATTTGAAGTTCGAGTCTAAATATCACGGTGTTCTCTTGAAAGCAGTCTTGATTTCTGGTTTCCTAGCTCTTTCG GAAGGAATAGCAGTTGGAAGAAGTCTGGCAACGATGAAAAATGAACAAGTAGATGGGAACAAAGAGATGATAGCTTTTGGGATGATGAACATCATCGGCTCTTGTTTCTCATGCTATCTCACCACTG GTCCTTTTTCCAGGTCAGCAGTTAACTTCCATGCAGGATGCAAGACGGCGATGTCAAATGTGGTCATGTCAATGTGCATCATGGTGGTGCTGTTGTTCTTGGCACCTCTCTTCAAATACACTCCTCTAGTAGCCCTATCAGCAATCATCATCGTTGCCATGACTGGGCTCATTAAGTTTGAAGAAGCTCACCGCCTTCTCGAGGTGGACAAGTTTGACTTTGTCATTTGCGTGGCAGCTTTCTTTGGTGTCATATTTTTCAGCATGACTGTTGGACTTTTGGCTTCA GTAGGTCTGTCAATACTGAGGGCATTATTATATGTGGCACGACCAACTACTTGCAAGCTCGGAAACATAAAGGGAACTGAAGCTTATTGTGATGTGGAGCAATATCCAGACTCAGTTCTTTTCCCTAACATTTTGATTTTGAAACTGGGTTCTCCTATCTACTATGCAAGCACTGGCTATCTGAGAGAGAG GATCTTGAGATGGATAGAAGAGGAAGATGCCATCGCTAGGAAGGGTGAAGTAAATCTGCAGTACCTTATCTTGGACATGAGTG GAGTGACCTCCATTGACAATACTGGAATCAGCATGCTAGCAGAGGTCCATAGATAtgttgacagaagaggaatcaag ATCGCTTTGACAAATCCTAGGATAGAGATTACAGAGAAGTTGAAGTCATCAAAGTATCTTGATCTAATAGGGGAACAAGCTGTATTTCTTTCGGTCAAAGAGGCAGTTGAAGCATGTCATTTCACTGAGTACAAGAATGAATTAGTGTGA